The Desulfobaculum xiamenense DNA segment AGGTTCTTCAGGCGCAGGAAGTCCTTACCCAGCAAGGGGTCCACGGCGCGAGCCGCCATGTTCACGGCCATGCTGCGCCCCCGGTCGCGATTCTCCTCCAGAAGCGTCACCACGGCCACACGGCTCACGAGCACGGCAGTGAGGATGCCGAAAAAGAGCACCACGCTGGTGATGCCGAAGTTGATCTTGTCCTTGAAGCGCATACGCGAAAGCAGGCGCACCCCCGGAACGGGACGACGCCCGTAGGGGTCGAGGCGCTCGCGCATGAATTCGGCGATGCCAGATGCCGTCCGGACGAGCAGGCGGCGCATGTGTTCGCTTGGCTGCATGCGTGTCCTCCTAGCGTCCGAGGTCCATGCCGATGCGCTCGGCGAGTTCCCGCACGGGGTCGAAATCCTTGTCCGTGGCCCGGATGATCTCCGTCAGCCGTGCATTTTCAAGGATGGGCCGATGCTCCGGCGCATCAAGGGACAGGGCCGTCATGGCTTCGGCCACCTTGCGGGTAATCTCGGGATCGAGCCCCTTGCGCGCGGCATAGACCCAGCCGGGATACCAACGCGTGGTCGCCAGCACGCGGATGCGCGAGATGTCCACGGCGTCGCGCAACAGTTCGAGGCTACCCTCGCGGATGGAGCCCACGCCGTAGCGTCCGGAATAGACGCCGAGGACCACCTTTTCCTGCTTGCCGCCGGGACCGGGAGCGAAGGCGATTTCCGCGAAGTCCTCCCTGTGGATGCCGTGTTCGGCGAAATGCCCGAGGGCAAAGAGGTAGCCGCCTGCGGACGATGGGTCCACGGCCAGCCAGTGCTGTCCCTTCACGTCCTCGATGGTGCGGATATCCGGATTGTCGCGCCGCACGATGATCTGCCCGCGGAAGTTGGCCCCGCGTCCGGCCTCCACCACCCGCGCGAAGGCCCGCGCGCCGTAGCGTTCCGCAATTTTGACGTAGATGAAGGGGTTGGAGAACGAAATGTCGATGAGCCCCTGCCCGACCATGTTCATGTGCTCGTCGAAGGTATCCGGGAAGACCTGACGGAAGGTCAGGCCCGTAGCCTCCGAGAGATACTCCACCAGCAGGTGATGCCGCTGGTACGAGACGCTGTGTGAGTACTGCGGCAGATAGGCGTAGGTGATCTCCCCCTTGCGGGCGCGAAATGTCATTTCCTCGCGCCGCGAGAGGTCCACCTTCTTCACCGGCTCGGGGTCCGAGCAGGCACACAGGACGAAAACGGAGACCAGAGCGAGGGCCAGCGCCCCGACGGCGCAGGACCGAACTTTCACTGTGCTCGGGCTGACATGCATTGCGGATTTCCTTTGCGAAGTCTATGGACTCGGACCTTCGAAGCATACCCTGCAGCGCTGCGAAGGGAAAGGCTGGCCAAGCCCCGTCCAGGAACGCCGGGGAATCCAGTCGGGACGGGCCTTTCCCGGCATCCACTGGAAAATGTTTCAAAAAAAATGAGGGATGGGGTGTTGACTATCGCCGCCCACGAACTAATCTTTCTGGCGTTGCCTGATTTGGCTTTGCATTTTGCCGAATCAGGCTATATCTGCTAGACGACGGATTTGGCACTCACCCAAGACGAGTGCCAACAGCGTATCGAAAATAATTCGCAAATGGAGGAAATCCCAATGAAGCTGAAACCGCTTAACGATCGTGTTCTGGTCAAGCGCCTGGAGAGCGAGGAAGTTTCCGCTGGCGGCATCATCATCCCCGACACCGCTAAGGAAAAGCCCATGAAGGGCAAGATTGTGGCTGCGGGCCCCGGCAAGGCCGACGACTCCGGCAAGATCATCCCCATGACCGTGAAGGAAGGCGACGCGGTCCTCTTCAACAAGTACGCCGGCACCGAGATCAAGATTGACGGTGTGGAGCACCTCGTCATGCGCGAGGATGACATCCTGGCTATCATCGAGATGTAATCTTTTTTCGATCGCATAGAATTTCAAGGAGATCTACCAATGGCCAAAGATATTCGTTTTGATACCAAGGCCCGCGAAAGGCTGAAAAAGGGTGTCGACACCCTTGCCAACGCTGTGAAGGTGACCCTCGGACCCAAGGGCCGTAACGTTGTCATCGAGAAGTCCTTCGGCTCCCCCGTGATCACCAAGGACGGCGTGACCGTTGCCAAGGAAATCGAGCTTGAGGACAAGTTCGAGAACATGGGCGCCCAGATGGTCAAGGAAGTCGCTTCCAAGACCTCCGATGTGGCTGGCGACGGCACCACCACCGCCACCATTCTCGCTCAGGCCATCTTCAACGAAGGCGTGAAGCTCGTGGCCGCTGGCCGCAATCCCATGGCCATCAAGCGCGGTATCGACAAGGCCGTGGAAGCCCTCACCGAGGAGCTCTCCAAGCTTGCCAAGCCCACCCGTGACCAGAAGGAGATCGCCCAGGTTGGCACCATTTCCGCCAACAACGACTCCACCATCGGCAACATCATTGCCGAGGCCATGAACAAGGTCGGCAAGGAAGGCGTCATCACCGTTGAGGAAGCCAAGGGCCTCGAGACCACCCTCGAAGTCGTCGAAGGCATGCAGTTCGACCGCGGCTACCTCTCCCCCTATTTCGTGACCAATCCCGAGAAGATGATCTGCGAGCTTGAGAATCCGCTGATCCTCATCAACGAGAAGAAGATCTCCAGCATGAAGGACATGCTGCCGGTTCTCGAGCAGGTCGCCAAGATGTCCAAGCCCCTCGTCATCATCGCTGAGGACGTGGACGGCGAAGCTCTGGCCACCCTCGTGGTCAACAAGCTGCGCGGCATCCTGAACGTCGTCGCCATCAAGGCCCCCGGCTTTGGCGAGCGCCGCAAGGAAATGCTCAAGGACATCGCCATCCTCACCGGTGGTCAGGTTGTTTCCGACGATCTCGGCCTCAAGCTCGAGAACGTCAACGTCAATGACCTCGGCACCGCCAAGCGTGTCGTCATCGACAAGGAAAACACCACCATCGTCGACGGCGCTGGCGCCGGCGAGAACATCAAGGCTCGCGTGGCCCAGCTGCGCGCTCAGATCGACGAGACCACTTCCGACTACGATCGTGAGAAGCTCCAGGAGCGCCTCGCCAAGATCGTCGGCGGCGTGGCCGTGATCAACGTCGGTGCCGCCACCGAGACCGAGATGAAGGAGAAGAAGGCCCGCGTCGAGGACGCCCTCAACGCCACCCGTGCGGCCGTCGAAGAAGGCATCGTGCCTGGCGGCGGTGTCGCTCTCGTGCGTTGCGCCAAGGCCCTCGACAAGGTCACCCCGGCTGATGACGACGAGGCCGCTGGTGTCGCCATCATCACCCGCGCCATCGAAGAGCCCCTGCGCATGATCGCCAACAACGCCGGTCTCGAAGGCTCCATCGTGGTCGAGAAGGTTCGCTCCAACAAGGACGGCTTCGGCTTCAACGCCGCCTCCTGCGAGTACGAAGACCTCATCAAGGCCGGTGTCATCGACCCCAAGAAGGTCACCCGCACCGCCCTGCAGAACGCCTCCTCCGTGGCTGGCCTGCTGCTCACCACCGAGTGCGCCATCGCCGAGAAGCCCGAAGAGAAGCCCGCTGCCCCCGCCATGCCCGGCGGCATGGGCGGCATGGGTGGCATGTACTAAGCCATCCGCGCTTCCATTGCGAATTGGGGGGCCGGTCCGAAAGGACCGGCCCCTTTTTTTGCGCCCAGCCGCTACGCGAAGCGTTGCCCCGGCGGCCGGGGCGCTGTGGCTTGCCGTGTCGTTCATTGAGCGATGCAAGCCGTAGGCTCCGCCGGCCAAGGGGCCGCTGGCCCCTTGGAACCCCGATATACGATAACCGTGGGTGCCCTTGGCGCACCGTGCGGCTTTGCGCGACGAAGCCCTAGTGAGGATTGTCAAGGGGGTCACCCCCTTGACCGGGTCCGGGCAGAGCCCGGCCGCCGGAGGCGAACTTCCGCGCAGCGGCTTGTCGCTGTGGCAGGCCACAGCGACACGAATGAAAAAGGCCCGCGGTGTGTGCGCGGGCCTTTGAGGTGGTCGATGGTGGGTGCTCCGGGTTTGGTCAGTCCTGACACTTCTGCATGTAGCGGTAGATGGTGGCCTCGGAGGCTTCGAGGTGCCGGGCCACGACAGCGACGCTACCCTTGATGAGAAAGACGCCCTTGCGGTTGAGTTCGGCGACGATTTCAGTCTTCTCGTCGGCGGTCATGCGGTCCGGGGGGATGGCGTAGCGGCTGATGACGCTGTGCACCATGTTTTCGGTGAGGTCCTCGATATTTTCGTGGAAGCTTTCCTCGCCGTGGACGGGCTGGACATCCGGGGACTGGGCGAAGTCGAAGCCGCCAGCGGAGACGATAGATTCAAGGATGTCTCGTGCGGCGCAGACCTTGGTGACGTCCATATTAAGGCACATCATGCCAAGCAGTTCGCCGTCCGCGTCCTTGATGAAGTAGGTGGCGGAGTGCAGGCGCTTTCCGTCGCGCGAGCGGGAGTTGTACTCCATGATGAAGTGGTTGCCGACGTATTTCCGCTCGCGAATGATGCTGAGGCCAAGGTCCGTGAGCGGCGAGCCGATGCGACGTCCGCTGATGTGGTTGTTGGCGATGGCCACGACGGAGCTTTCGATGCGTGTAGTGTCGTGCAGGACGACTTCGCAGTCCTTGCCGAGAAACGTGCCGAGAAAGTCAACAAGTGGAATGTAGTCCTCGACGGTGCAGAGCCTGGATGCCTTCTTGAGTGTCACGATGAGCCCTTTGTGAAAGTGTTGCGAATTTTCGCAATATACAGAGGCTGTCCATGGCG contains these protein-coding regions:
- a CDS encoding phosphate/phosphite/phosphonate ABC transporter substrate-binding protein is translated as MHVSPSTVKVRSCAVGALALALVSVFVLCACSDPEPVKKVDLSRREEMTFRARKGEITYAYLPQYSHSVSYQRHHLLVEYLSEATGLTFRQVFPDTFDEHMNMVGQGLIDISFSNPFIYVKIAERYGARAFARVVEAGRGANFRGQIIVRRDNPDIRTIEDVKGQHWLAVDPSSAGGYLFALGHFAEHGIHREDFAEIAFAPGPGGKQEKVVLGVYSGRYGVGSIREGSLELLRDAVDISRIRVLATTRWYPGWVYAARKGLDPEITRKVAEAMTALSLDAPEHRPILENARLTEIIRATDKDFDPVRELAERIGMDLGR
- the groES gene encoding co-chaperone GroES, with the protein product MKLKPLNDRVLVKRLESEEVSAGGIIIPDTAKEKPMKGKIVAAGPGKADDSGKIIPMTVKEGDAVLFNKYAGTEIKIDGVEHLVMREDDILAIIEM
- the groL gene encoding chaperonin GroEL (60 kDa chaperone family; promotes refolding of misfolded polypeptides especially under stressful conditions; forms two stacked rings of heptamers to form a barrel-shaped 14mer; ends can be capped by GroES; misfolded proteins enter the barrel where they are refolded when GroES binds), encoding MAKDIRFDTKARERLKKGVDTLANAVKVTLGPKGRNVVIEKSFGSPVITKDGVTVAKEIELEDKFENMGAQMVKEVASKTSDVAGDGTTTATILAQAIFNEGVKLVAAGRNPMAIKRGIDKAVEALTEELSKLAKPTRDQKEIAQVGTISANNDSTIGNIIAEAMNKVGKEGVITVEEAKGLETTLEVVEGMQFDRGYLSPYFVTNPEKMICELENPLILINEKKISSMKDMLPVLEQVAKMSKPLVIIAEDVDGEALATLVVNKLRGILNVVAIKAPGFGERRKEMLKDIAILTGGQVVSDDLGLKLENVNVNDLGTAKRVVIDKENTTIVDGAGAGENIKARVAQLRAQIDETTSDYDREKLQERLAKIVGGVAVINVGAATETEMKEKKARVEDALNATRAAVEEGIVPGGGVALVRCAKALDKVTPADDDEAAGVAIITRAIEEPLRMIANNAGLEGSIVVEKVRSNKDGFGFNAASCEYEDLIKAGVIDPKKVTRTALQNASSVAGLLLTTECAIAEKPEEKPAAPAMPGGMGGMGGMY
- a CDS encoding helix-turn-helix transcriptional regulator, with translation MTLKKASRLCTVEDYIPLVDFLGTFLGKDCEVVLHDTTRIESSVVAIANNHISGRRIGSPLTDLGLSIIRERKYVGNHFIMEYNSRSRDGKRLHSATYFIKDADGELLGMMCLNMDVTKVCAARDILESIVSAGGFDFAQSPDVQPVHGEESFHENIEDLTENMVHSVISRYAIPPDRMTADEKTEIVAELNRKGVFLIKGSVAVVARHLEASEATIYRYMQKCQD